A segment of the bacterium genome:
TGGGAAAGAGAATGTACAACAGATAGCCCCAGTAAAAACACAAAACGATCCCGAGTAATGTCTCGCGGGCTTCCAGATCCCTCCTTCTTATGTACAGCACCAGAGGAATCAGAATGGTCAGAGGTAAGTAGCTTGCGTAACAGAAGGACAAAAGCTCGGTTAGCCAGGGCCGGTAGAACTGCTGGGCCCAGAGAGTTGGTTCCACACCGAAAAGCCAGATATCGGCTCTCAAGAACCAGTCCTGAACATCGTTAGGATTTACGAAGTGAATGGTGTCGTGAAGATTTGTGTAGATCGCAATGGCGATCAGAAAAGGTAAAGCATTTCGGACAACCGTAAAGAAACGGGATGTTTCAGATTTTCGGGAGAGATACGGGATCAAGGGGAGCATTGCCGTAACCACTCCGATCCGCCAGAGTCCTCCCGCGATTTTACGCCCCATACCGTAGCCTTCCAGCCAGAAAAAAGAATTGGCGCGGAGAGTGATTGCCAAACAGGGGATAAAAAATAGATATGCGATAAATTCTTCAATGCGCAGCGCGGCGATTCTTCGCAAAATGGAGCTGCGCCGCCAGTCAAGAAAACGGGGTTTCTCC
Coding sequences within it:
- a CDS encoding phosphatase PAP2 family protein, producing MESTITETGVEKPRFLDWRRSSILRRIAALRIEEFIAYLFFIPCLAITLRANSFFWLEGYGMGRKIAGGLWRIGVVTAMLPLIPYLSRKSETSRFFTVVRNALPFLIAIAIYTNLHDTIHFVNPNDVQDWFLRADIWLFGVEPTLWAQQFYRPWLTELLSFCYASYLPLTILIPLVLYIRRRDLEARETLLGIVLCFYWGYLLYILFPTVPPRLWIADQYTRDFEGWMLLATQRAMVSISESSSRAAFPSLHIAITFLTLTYAFRFVRKLFWVLLPLGIGLIVATIYLRHHYVVDLMAGIPLAILAYRYSPAWERRWESIRAHLTQRK